The Oryza brachyantha chromosome 6, ObraRS2, whole genome shotgun sequence region GCCAGTTAGCGAGACATTCATGCATGACATCAAGATGAGGAGGAAAATCCAGGAACACATTCAATTCAATGCTCACCTAATAAACACCAAGTTCAGATCGAAAGACAGAGAGGTACATGCACCTGATGGAGGAGATCCTGCAAATACACACTGTAtgtatttgcatatatatatattattttgagatgttaaaaaaagatagtaaAAATCAGGAAAAGATGCTGACGTGACAAGTCTCAGATCAGGAAGAGGTACATGCACCTGACGGAGGAGATCCTGCAGGAGAACCCCAACATGTGCGCGtacatggcgccgccgctggacGCGCGGCACGACATCGTCGTCGTGGAGGTGCCGAAGCTGGGGAAGGCGGCAGCGCAGATCGGGTGGGGGCAGCCACGGTCGAGGATCACGCACCTGGTCTTCTGCACCACCTCCGGCGTCGACATGCCCGGCGCCGACTACCAGCTGGCCAAGATGCTCGGCCTCCGCCCCTCGGTGAACCGCCTCATGATGTACCAGCAGGGGTGCTTCGCCGGCGGCACGGTGCTGCGGGTGGCCAAGGACCTGGCCAGAACAACCGCGGGGCCAGGGTGCTGGCGGTGTGCTCGGAGATCACGGCGGGTGGgggcgcgccggcggctgTGGATGGGACCAGACGTCGaagcgcggaggcggaggtcgGAGGGCGATGGCGcaggcgtgcggcggcgaaaAAATTTGGCAGCTTCACGGcgtcaaaacaaaaaatatagagtttgTGCTCGGACTTGAAAATTTTGGGGCAGTGGGTGGGCGCTTACACAGGGAAAAGGTTTTTTCAGGCGGGCCGGCTGCAAAATTCATCTTCACAGGCGGACTGCCCGCCTGCGAAAACTATTTTCACGATCTTCGCAGGTGGCCAGACCGCCTGCGAAAAATGTAACCCCTACAAGGTATAACTATCTTTGCAAACGGTCCGTCCGTATGCGAAAATTGTTACAGATgtgaatgtatttattttgaattttttttagtttatttttgcaatttgtaattatatatggtagttgtaataaaaatattacttttacgtataaatatagaaaccttaatattattacttttaattttttttaaaaaatcaatacaaTGGTAATGGTAGGTTCACATAAAAAAacttgtactaaattttgaaacctcttttttaaaaacctttaacatataaaaattatacattataCCCTACAAATGGTAAttgcacataaaaaatagtaaaaactaatatgcaaaatgttgcgtaaaatttttttagtttatttttgtaatttgtaaatgtatacagtagttgtaataaaaaaaattaattttacgtataaatatagaaaccttaatattattacttttaagtttttaaaaaatttacatactGGTAggttcacataaaaatttggtactaaattttgaaacctctttttaaaaaaactttaacatATACAAAACTGTACATCGTACCCTACAAATGATAATTgcgtataaaaaatagtaaaaactaatatgcaaaatgttgactaaaatttttttaatttatttttgtaatttataaatgtatatagtagttgtaataaaaaaataattttacgtataaatatagaaaccttaatattattacttttatttcttataaaaatttcatacaataggttcacataaaaatttggtactaaaatttgaaacctctttttaaaaacctttaacatataaaaaattgtacattGTACCCTACAAATGTTAATTACgcaaaaaaatagtaaaaaataatatgcaaAATGTTGAGTAAACTTTTTGTCAATTtgtaatatgataaaaaatagtaagacCAACATAAATAGGGGCATCTTTGCAGGCGGCCTATACAAGAGGTGTCTGTGAAAATGGATTTTATCAGGCGCACGACGCGTGCCGCTTGCGAAGATCGTTCTTCGCAGACGACGCTTATATGGCCCGCCTGCAAAGATCCATCTTCTCAGGCGGACCGTCCCCTCTAGGCCAGGTACAATTTTTGTTGGCAGAATTTTAGTCCCAAAGGATATGCCCGTCTGTTAAAATCAGACCCCTACGACGTCGAAAATGAGTTTTCTAGCGGTGGCATGCATTTCGAAAAATACAACATGCATTGAAGCAAAGGAGACGAGGAATAATTGGCTAACCATTTTAATTTGTAGCCTTTCTACTCTATGTATCTGTGATTACTTGTACTGCTAGCTATATAGTTCTGTGGCGATAGGTAGCCATGGAATGCCCTCATATTTATACTATGCTGGATAAGCATTCAACATAACAAATCTTGCTTATACCAACAACATTTTTCTCACccacaactttttttttactgttgtGCATGATAATACAAAGTTGACCTTACCATCTTCTTTGTGGATAGCTTAATCCATTCATTAAAAAACGGCAACACGTCCatttaaacaaattaagaTGCTGCTATATTTTGGACTAATGTCTGCAATCTGCCGTTTGCGTGGGGTTTATCCTTGTTCAATCCCAACCCTGCAATCCACTACCTGCTCCCTTACCAAACGTTACTCTGATTAACAATAATCTGAGCCTAATACATGTTGCCTGTACGTCTAATTTGAGGTTAAGCTGGTTTAGTGCCTACATGTCAGCGGATTTAATGTATTTCAGTTGGAGAAGTTTCGGGGATTGCCAACTTAATTGTTAATAGAGTAAAGTGAACAACAGTTCCTAGGCTAAGTGGCACATCTAGGTTCTATACTCTTGTTTAAGTATGTTATCAAGATCTCAAATTTTCATTGATCCTCTAAGATCCTACAAGCCACGTCAGTGGCATGCCGCACGAATAATGATGTGACATCATCTTTAACTGTACAGTGACTGATTTGTTAAGAATGATGTCACGTCAATATTCATGTGACATGCCATGTCAACGTCACGTTGGACTCTAAATAAGTCATGACTGTTTGGAACCTAAATGACACACTTTAGTAAGTTCTGAAATCTAGATGTGCATTTTAAGAGCATGAAGATCTTGataatcaaaataaacaaGTTTAGTAACCGGTTCTGCACTGCACTCTTGTTAATAAATAACTCCAAAAAATTGAATCACCACCATTATTTATCGGCATGCCACTACCCAATCGGCCTTTTTGGCTCACTCGCTAGTAAGGGGGTGACCTCGTGCCAGAAAATTGGGCTGAATTCTTTGTGCGGACCCACGAACAACCTCCCCACATGTTGGCCATGCAACCATCATCTTCTCCATCCGCCAAAGAAGACTCCAATGATCGATCGTGCATGAGTTATTACGAGCGCCCTGTCATGAAGGACGAGAACGACACGTGCGGCGGTGGCAATACATCGAAGTGCTGCCACTTGCACCCAAGCGCCATATATAACAAGGGGTTCGGAGATTTGAACTCTAGACCCCTCGTTTGGAGCCATGCAGATGCAAAGTTCAAAAACATCTAGGAGCTATTTGGTTTGGCTGATTTTGGGCCGGAGCTGTTACCAGCGCTAACTAGTTACTTTACACCTGTTTGTTTTAGATGAGCTGTAATCAGATACCTTTGTGATAGGATAAGGGCCTAATAGAAAATTGTTACCGCTCCTCCCCCATGTGCCATCCGATACCGATACGGGAGGGGAGGTGCTGCTCGTCGCCCCTAACCtagcgtcgcgccgccgcctccagatCTAGAGCGCAGCTGCCGCTCAtcgccccctcccccacccccggcgccgccgctcgtcacCCCTactcccggcgccgccgctttTCTCCCCCGCCCCAGGACCGCCGCTCTTCTCCCCCGCCCCCGGCATCGCTGCTCGTCGCCCcagcgccgctgctcgcatgtcgtggtggtggtcgaCGGCGTTCTGCGTCCGTGCACCGGCAGCTTCCACCGACGCTCGACGGGTGGTGGTGACGCCGCCAGCTGGATCACGTTCAGCGGCGTCAGCAACCGCCTGgtcaccggcgccggcaccctcgacgacggtggcggcgaacatCAGATGATCAATAGCGCCAAGCCCAAGACGACGACGGTACGGTGGTTAAGCTAGCTTTGGAGAGTTTTTCCGGTGAATGGAACGGTGGAAGTTGACGGCGGCCATGGCCGGTGGCTGCGCAGACTCTGGAGCTGGACGGGGTGGCGAACGCGACGGTGAGGGCGCTGACCTTCTTGAACAGCCGGAGGTTCCACCTCAACATCCACCGCAGCAGCCATGTCGCGGCGGAGGGCCTCCACATtgaggcgccggcggcgagccgtaACACGGACGGGATTCACGTCGGGCAGTCCAGCCACGTGACCATCGCTGACTCCACCATTTGCACCGCGCGACGACTGCGTGTCCATCCGGCCCGGATCctccggcgtcgtcgtcgccggcgtggccTGCGGGCCAGGCCACGGGATCAGCGTGGGGAGCCTCGGAGGGAGGAAGACGAGGGCGCCGATGCCGACGTGCGCGTGCTGCTCGTCAGGAACTGCACCATTTTGTGTCACAAATGCATTAGCCTCTGGCCTCCTGTTACCTCCCTTCCAGCTTCATCCAAACAAACACagtaataaaaagaaaacatgttaCAGCGctgaaccaaacaaattacGTGAACTGATACAATAGTATCGCTTACCACCGCAACACATTCCATTAGCGTTTACATTACCTTCTGCCAACCAAACACCACCCTAGTTCAACTTAATCAAAAaggtatatgttttttatggttGTTGAAAGTTTGTACCAAGACAGAAAGAAACAACACAGTCTTGCAAGTTATAGCATAAGCAATTAGGAGAAAAcaacttaggccttgtttggcAGCCCGGGATCCCATCCGGCGGGATCCCGGTCTATTCCCTGGGTGGCCAGTCCATGGGGTTATTTTTTACGGGCCAATTTTTTCGCACGTTTGGAAGCCCACGACCGGGGAAGTTTCCAGCCCAATTTGCGTGGGATCTGAGGGGAAAAAAGTCACGCCTCTCACCGTCGGGGAAAAATCCCCTCGTGTTTtcccgtcgtcgcctccgcctccggcggcCATTGCCTCCGTTTCCACCTCTCGCGAtgccgccgctccgcctcctACTCTCGTGAGACCATCACCGCCACCTCCGCATTTGCCTTTGCCTTGGCTCCGCCTCTAGCTCTCGTGAAGTTGCCGCCGTCACCTCttacccctctctctccccgcaCCGCCGGCAACGAGTCTCCCCCGTGACCTTCACAAgtggcgcctcctcctcctccatgccTTCCTCTTCGAGATCTGAGGTCGGCCCgttcttcttctcctcatTTTTTCCTAGGGTTTTGGTTAGTGTTGTGGCCTAGGTTTATGATCCTGTTCTTGATTTGGTAATCATATAAGTTGGCaaactatgttttttcttcaattatcATCAACGGTGGTTGGTGGACGGGACTTGACCAGGCCGGCAGCTTGCCAGCTTGCTGTCCATCACAATTCACACAACTCATAAGTTTGAAACCTctctgtttatgttttttattatagtttttttttttttatttttataacatatatatgaaaattttattcatagcatagtttttctattttcctaaATGAAAGATACCAATCAGTGGTCAGAATTCAATTCTTGGACAGTGGAAAGCTCCCAATTCTGCCATTTTAAACAGAAAGCTGGTAgaagtttttataaaatccTAATCATTCAGATAAGTTTGTCATTGAGTATTACATAGTAGGAACAGTACTATTTCTTTTCATGCCTTCGTGAAAACGTTTCAGTGGTCTGGGTTCTTATAAGTTTCAGATAAGTTTTGCAATTGTTGGGCAGTATGGACCGAGTCACCTAACATCTTAGAGAATTTCTAGTTTCAGTAATAGATTCTAAATAAAACGTTAATCGTTGAGGTGGTCTGAATTGTTATGTAGTATAGAGCCATTGCTACTTACTTTCTGGTGTCATTACTATATTctgaacaaaaatgaaaatcatTGTGGTGGTCAGGCCTGCTTAATGAGATGGTTGTTTGAACTCTGAGCAGGAGGTGATGCAACTGTCCACTTTTGTTCTCCAAACAAAAACTGCTCGTTAGCCACTTGTTGATGATGAAGGAGATGAATCATCTTACTTCATCTGTTTATCACTTAAAATTGCAGGATTCAAGAGCTCCATATTTAATTTGGTCAGATTGGTTTCTGCCATGCAAATACTTCATCTGTTTATCACTTAAAATTGCAGGATTCAAGAGCTCCATATTTAATTTGGTCAGATTGGTTTCTGCCATGTTTGCAGTAGTTGTTTATCACATGGCTTTAAAAACACGTGTTTTTCGCGTTATAGCGTTTCTTTTATGTCGCATGTTTATGCAGCAACAcactaaaaaaaaactctggtGAGCAAGCTACTTAGTAGCTGAATATTTTTTGGAGTTTAATTCATTTGAGCAAAGTAGAGCTCactctcctttttttctttatcaaatCCTGATATGCAATTGCTAATGACAACCATGCCATCCTTTGCAGGGTCAAACTTGAATTGCTCATGATATGATAATTGCTGTGGTTTGTGAAGAGAACTGCCTGGGGAATTGATGATGATCTCCCTCCAACACAAAATAGAGGATTAAGATTTAAGAGGCATGTTGCTGATCTGATGTTGTTGCTAATATGATTGCTGATTGCATTGAACTACTTTGCTGTGGCTTTGCGTTTTCAGGAAAATATTTGTGATTCTCGAAATTAGTAGTAACATAAACTTACTTGTAGCACAAATTTCATCAGATATATATTTGTGATTGAGCAATGTAATGTACTGAATTACTCCAGTATCTGAATGTTCCAGCAAGAGCAAGCTACTCCTTTTTTTGTcacatttatgtttttttgtcaGAGGAATGAATGGATCAGTTCACAAATCCAATGTTTGAATTGTTGTTCAGCAATATGTGCAGCGATATGTTTAGTTATTGCTGTGAATTTGAAGCTCCTCCTCACCTTCTCTGCGCTGGACGCCACCGCCGGGAGGCTGCCATGGCCTGCGCGGTCCCGTCCCCGCGGCACACCCGGGCAACCAAATGATGCTGGGGTTTTTCCCCTGGGAATGAAAGAGGATGCAAATGTCACATGAAAAATTCCCTCCCAGGAATATGTccctaggtttttttttccattgctTCCAAACGAGGCCTTAGTGAaagagatgattttttttctaattagaGTAACTGAGAAGGGAGAATCCATATTATTGGATTTGTTTTTGCCAATTAACAAGCTCAAGAAAGCACGGTGCAAATGGCAATACTAACtccatatttgaatatattatatagtaCCTTGCATAAGGGTTGGCTACGTATAGAGTGAAAATTGCACACCTTTTTGACGTGTACTTCTGTGTGCACCAAGTAATGCTCTCAAAGGCTAAAATACGACAACTAGTAGAAGTGGAcgaatatttttcatcaccCAGCTGAAGTACACCTCGACAATATTAGTTATCATAACGCTATATCAGGACACATCAGTATCATATAGCAACAACTATTTCTCCATTGGTTTATGTTCAATCTACTCCTCGAAGCAGCATTTCCCTGCTCCCCTGCACTTCCGAGCTCTAATCACACTTCTTTGTTCGTTTGGTAAAGGTTCTAAAACCCTAGGGTGATCGTTTGGCATGTCTGGACTACGCCAATCTTTATGTGTCCTCACTTTCAACAATTGTAAATGCTACAGGGaccaaatatttgttaatgtCCACAATGATCGCTGTTAGAATAGTCCCTCGGTACACCCTACGTGTCCAAAATCCGTATTAGTCCGCTCTACACGTTAAGCGGACCACTTTTGTTCTCGCTTCGTATAAAAGGATTAACTAGGGGATACTATGGTTGGAACACTAAGGCTTATAAGCAGATCGTCACCAATCTAAACTTtcaaggtggtactaaaccaCCACTACGTTTCCATTTCTAGGCCACACACTACTAACATGCTTCAAACGGGCTGGGGTGTTACATTCACCCCCTTAAGGACTGACGCCTCGACAACTCACCGTTTACACGG contains the following coding sequences:
- the LOC102712545 gene encoding chalcone synthase 1-like, which codes for MHLTEEILQENPNMCAYMAPPLDARHDIVVVEVPKLGKAAAQIGWGQPRSRITHLVFCTTSGVDMPGADYQLAKMLGLRPSVNRLMMYQQGCFAGGTVLRVAKDLARTTAGPG